The Microbacterium esteraromaticum genome contains the following window.
GCCAACGCCACCGAGACCGAGCCGATCTTGTTGGCGGTGTCGCCGTTGGCGGCGATGCGGTCGGCGCCGATCACGGCGAAGTCGACCAGTCCGCGCAGGATGGTGCTGCTGGCGGCGCCGTCGACCTCGACGACGTGGGGGATGCCGTCCTTCGCGAGCTCCCAGCTCGTGAGGCGGGTGCCCTGCAGCAGCGGACGCGTCTCGTCGACGTAGACGAGCTCGAGCGCGCCGCGCTCGTGCAGTTCCTTGAGCACGCCGTATGCGGTGCCCCATGCCGTCGTCGCCAGGGCGCCGGTGTTGCAGTGGGTGAGTGCACGCAGCGGACGCTTGCCGGTGCGCTCGAGCAGCCAGTCCGCGCCGAGCCGCGAGAGTTCGCGGTTCGCGGCCTCGTCCTCTTCGGCGATGCGGTGTGCCTCAGCGAGAGCCTGTCCCGAGCCGGTGCGGCGCACGGCGTCCACGCGGCGGGCGCCCCATTCGAGGTTCACGGCCGTCGGACGAGCCAGGGCCACCCGCTCGATCTCTGCGTCGAGTCGATCGGCGCTCCATCCTTCTGCGCCGCCCTGGCGCTCGGCGAGGGCGACACCGTAGCCGCCGGCCGCGCCGAGTGCGGGTGCTCCGCGAACAGCGAGACGCGCGATCGCGTCGACGAGCTGATCGACGGTGCGCAGGTCGAGGTAGGACTCAACGGTCGGGAGCACGGTCTGGTCGATGATCCGCACGGCCGGGCCGTCGGCATCCTCAATCCATTCGATCGCTTTAACCACCGTGTCTCTCCTTTCGCGTACTCCGTCGTCGGGGTACAGCCGGGACGCTAGCAGTTGTCAGACAACCATGTCAACAAGAGCAAACAACTGGGCGATCTGACATGATGTCTCTACGACCCGTGGCCGCACTGGAGCGGCCGGGTCGACAACGGCAGACCGAGCGATGGAGGGGTTCGCGATGGCACGGAGGGCATCCCGCGTCGATGCGGTGGTCGCGGGCATCCGCGCGGGCATCGGCGACGGCACCTACCCGGTGGGTGACCGCCTGCCGACCGAGTCGGAACTCGGCGAGTCGTTCGAGGTCTCGCGCCCGACGGTGCGCGCCGCGCTGAGTGAGCTGAAGACCGCCGGGCTCGTGCACACGCGCCACGGCGTCGGCACCTTCGTGTCCGAGCCGCCGGCCGTCACCGCGGGACTGGAGCGCCTCGAATCCATCACCGAGTCGATCCGCCGCACCGGGCGCGAGCCGGGCATGCGCTACCGCAGCCGCACGATCAGGCCGCTGCTTCCGGAAGAGGCGGCGAAGCTGGAGCTGACGGCGAACGACCTCGCGCTCGAGACGCGCCGTGTGATCCTCGCGGACGACGAGGTCGTCGCGTACTCGTACGACCTGCTGCCGATCGGGGTCTTCCCCGAGGGGGAGTCCCCTGAGGTGCTCGACGGATCGGTGTTCGGGTATCTGCGCGAGGCTCGCGGCATCATCCCGGTGCGCGCGGTCGCCGAGATCCACCCCGTCGTCGCCGACCATGTGATCTGGGATGCCCCGCAGGGGCGCAACGGCCTGGCGCTGCTGCTCGATCAGGTGCACTACGACCAGACCGAGCGTGCGGTCGCCTACTCGCGCACCTACTTCATCGACGGGCGCTACACGTTCTCGATCATTCGACACGCGTGACTTCTCGTCGTCACTTTCGTCCAGTAGTGTTGTCAGACAACAGCTTCTGAGCGATTGGGACAGACTCGATGACGAACCACTCCACATCCGTTGCTGATGCCGTGCAGCAGCTCATCCGCGCCGGCTCTGAGATCGTGCAGTCCGGCTTGGCTCTGGCCAGCGCCGGCAATCTGTCGATCCGGCTTGACGCCGACCGTTTCGTGGTGACGGCGTCGGGTACCTGGCTGAATCGCCTGGATGAGACCTCGTTCACCGTCATGGACCTGGGTGGCAACGTCGTCGACGGCGCGACCAAGCCTTCGAGCGAGTGGAAGCTGCACCAGCGCGCCTATCGTGCGCGCCCCGACGTCGGGTCGGTCGTGCACGTGCATCCCGCTCACGCGATCCTGCTCGACGCGCTGCGCCGGCCCATCCGTCTGGTGACTCTCGACCACGCGTACTACGTGGGATCGGTCGGCCGCACGCCGTACTACCCGAACGGGTCGGATGAGCTCGCCGACACCGCCGCTGAGCAGCTCGCCGAGCACAACTGCGTCATCATGGGCAACCACGGATCGACGACCGTCGGCGACGACTGCGACATGGCGCTGCGGCGCGCGCTGAACCTTGAGAACGCTGCCGAGCTGACCTATCGCGCGATCCTCGCCGGCAATGGCGACCTCGACTTCCCCTGGGAGTCGGAGCCTCACCTGCACCACGCCTGACCCGCTCGCTCGCGCCCGCGCGCGCTCGCCCGCGCTCGCGCCGCGCCCGCCCGCGCTCGCGCCGCGCTCGCGCCCACTCCCATCCGCTGAGAAACCATCTCCCGTTTGAGAAACCACCAGCCACGTGGTTTCTCAAACGGGAAGTGGTTTCTCAGCGGGGGTGGCCGCAGGGCAGGCAGGCCAGGCAGGCAGGCAGGCGGGCAGCGGCGCGCGCGGCGGGCAGCGGCGCGCGCGGCGGGCGCAGCGCGCGCTACGCCAGCGGAGCGTCGCGGGCGGGTTCGGGGCCGAGCGCGGCCCCGGCGACCAGCAGGGCGGATGCCACAGCGAGCACGGCGCACACGGCGAGCACCGGCCCGAGGCCGGCCTGCAGGCCCGGCAGCCAGTACGGGTACAACGCCGGCACGACGATCGAGAGCGAGTAGCCGACGCCGTATCCGCTGGAGCGCACCCCGGTCGTGAAGCGTTCGGCGAGGTAGGCGCCGACGGGGCCGTAGGCCGAGACGGTGACGACCTGCACGAGGGTGACGGCGACGATCAGGCCGGCTCCGTGCGAGCCCAGCGCCCAGGCGAAGGCCAGCGGCGCGGCAATGAGTGCGACTGCGCCGAAGATGATGAAGAACCGGCGGCGCCCGAGGCGTTGCGAGGCCACTCCGGCGGTGAACATGCTCACGGCCGAGACGAGCGTGGCGATCAGCATGATGAAGGCGACCTCTGACGGCCCGACCTGCGGGGCGTCGCGCAGCATGCCGGTGAGCACCGGAATGGCCATCTGCGTGAACAGCCACAGCCCGGTCATCAGCACGAAGACCTGCCAGAGCTGATGGCGGTAGGGTCCGGCGAGGATGTCGCGCACCGGGTGCGCGCGACGGGGAGCGGATGCTGCCGCCGGCGCGTCCACGACATGAGCGGAGTAGTACCAGAGCAGTCCGACGGCCATGATGCCGCCGACGATGAATGGCAGGCGCCATCCCCAGGCGGCGTAGTCCTGCACGCCGAGGGTCTGCACGAGCAGCAGGGTGAGTGCGGCGATGGTGGCGTTGGCCAGGGGTGACATGGCCATGATGCCGCCGCTGAGCATGCCGCGGCGGCGTGGTGAGGTCCATTCCATGGCGAGGGGGATCGCCGCGGTGTATTCGCCGCCGAGAAAGATGCCGCCGACGAAGCGCAGGGCCACGAAGGTCCACAGTGTCCAGATGCCGCCGATGTCGTGGCCGGGGATGAACGCGATCATCAGCGTGGTGATGGCGATGCCGGCGATCGCGATCTTCGTGGTTCTGGTGCGGCCGTGGCGGTCGGCGATGCTGCCGAAGATCGCGGCGCCGAGGGGGCGTCCGAAGAGCGTGGCGACGAAGATGAGTCCGGTCTGGGCAGCCGCGCTCTCGGGCCCGAGTACGAGGGCGGCGACGGGGGCGAGTGCGATGATCGGCAGAAAGATGTCGAACTGGTCGACGAAGTTGCCGAGTAGGCCGGCGCGCACGGCGGGACGGGACCGCGAGCGACGGGTGGTGGGCGTGTGGGTGGGCTCGGCGACGGTGCGCCACATATCGACTCCCTACGGCGGCATGATCCGCATCAGGTAAGACGGTCGGCGCGGTGGCAGCGCCCTCTCAGCCCGTACCCGGGCTCCCGTGTGAACGACAACAGCCTAGCTACGGGATGAGCCGGTCGAGTGTCTGCGCCACGCCTTCTTCGGCGCACGTGGGCACGATGCGGTGTGCGATGGCCTGCACCGAGGGGTGTGCGTCGGCGACGGCGTAGGCCGTGCCGGCCCATTGCAGCATCGGGATGTCGTTGGGCATGTCGCCGAACGCGAGCACCTGTGCCGACGGCACGCCGAGGTCATCGCAGAGTCGGGCGAGTGCGCTGGCCTTGGTCACGCCGGGGGCGCTGATCTCGGCGAGGCCCTGTACCGACCAGGTGACTGTCGCGCGGTCGCCGACGACGTCGGCCAGCCGTGAGGTGAACTCGTCGCCGGCGAGGTCGGGGTGGCGCACCAGCAGCTTGGCGGCGGGGGCGTCCCAGATGTCGGGCAGCGCCGCCCGGCGCGGTGCGGCGCCGCCGCGCGCGCTCGCCGGGTAGGTCGGATCGAGGCGGATGCCGTCGACGCACTCGATGGCGAACTGGGCGCCCGTCATCTCGTCGGCGATGTGGCGGCACAGTTCGAGACCGTCGGCGGGGGTGATGCCCGCCAGGTGGGTGACTTCACGACCGGGCACGTTGAAGGTGATTGCGCCGTTGGACGCGATCGCGACGCCGTGCGCGCCGACGTGCGGCCAGAGCCCTTCGAGCCAGCGCAGCGGGCGCCCGGTGACGAACACGACGGGCACGCCCTGCCGGTCGAGGCGTTCGAGCACGCCCGCGGTGAACGCCCGCACCGTGGTGCCGGCGTTGGGGATGAGGGTGCCGTCGAGGTCGGTCGCGATGAGCATGGTCTCAGTCGATGCCGGGAGGGTCTGCCGGTGCGTGGTGGATGCCGGGTGGCGGGGCCGCCGCGAGGAGTCGTCGGGAGACGACGAGGTCTGCGGCGGTTCTCTCGATGAGTCCGGCGACATCCTCGAATGATCGCATGTCGCGGATCAGGCTGACCAGCACGACGGTGGCGTGGGTGCCGTACAGGTCTCCGCTGAAATCATGGATGTGGCATTCGACGCGAGTGTCGGTGACGTCGCCGAACGTCGGGTTGTCGCCGATGCTGACGGTCGCTTCGCGCCAGAGCGGCTCATCGGCGACGCGCGCCCAGGCGGCGTAGACGCCGTCGGGGCAGCCGACGTGCGGCACGTGCAGATTCGCGGTCGGGAATCCGAGTCCGTGCCCACGGCCGTCGCCGTGCACGACGGTGCCGGCCAGTGTCGTGGGCTGCACGTTCAGGCCACGATCGAGCGATAGCGGCTTTGGTGGAACACGAGTGGCTCGACCTCGTCGAAGTGCTGCAGGCCGTCGATGCCCAGCAGGGCGATGGTGTGATCGCCGGCTTCGACCAGGCGGTGGAAGTGGCAGGTGAGCCAGAGTGCCGCGCCTTCGAGGTGCACTGCTCCGCTCTCGTCGGCGACCCAGTCGACGTTCTCGAACCGGTCGCCCTCGCGGGCCGAGAGGCTGCGGCTTGCGTGCTCTTGCCCGTGACCCAGCACGCTGACGCCGACCGAGGTGGCTTCGGCGAGCCGGGGCCAGGTGCGTGAGGTGTTGGCGACGCTGATGGCCACCAGCGCCGGGTCGAGCGAGATCGACGTGAACGAGTTCATCGCCATCCCCACGGGGGAGTCTTCGCCGTCGGGCAGGGCGCAGACGGCGACGACACCGGTGGGGAACGACGAGAACGCGCGGCGCAGGCGCAGGGCGAGGGGCATCTCGGACGGGGTGGTTTCGATCAACACTGATCCTCCAATGAACTAGTCAAAGTTGTTCAGTCACGCTAGCACTCGATTCCTCGACGTGCGCAAGTCGCGACCTGTGGGGCGCTCGGCCCCGGGGTGGCCACGGAATCCACTCTTGCATGAATCACTCAAACTTGACTAGAGTCACTCGAACCAGCCCTCAATGACGAAAGGCAGCGTTTGATGAACCTCATTACCCGAGAAAGACGAGCGGTCATCCTGAGCGGGGTCCTCCTCGGAGCGCTCACGCTCGCGGCGTGCAGCAGCTCACCGGCAGACAGCGGCGATACCCCGAATGACGCGCTGATCAGCCAGGAAGACTGCCAGCGCAACGCCGATGCCGGCACCATCACCTACATCTCCGGCTATGGATACTCGGCCAGCGCCGGACAGCTCGATGTGTTCATGGCCGACGACCTCGGATACTTCGACGACCTGTGCCTCGACGTCGAGATCAATGCCGCCGGCGGCAACGGCCAGCAGCTCGTGTCGTCCGGCAAGGCGCAGTTCACCGCCCTCGGCTCGGCCGAGGACGTGCTGATGGCCGCCGCGAACAGCAAGAACCTCACCGCCGTCGCCACGTACGGCACGACCTCTCCGTTCTGCATCTTCGCGAACGAGAAGGTGAAGTCGCTCAAGGACCTCGAGGGCGGCACGCTCGGCTACTTCATCAACCTCACGCCGGTGGCGGGGGCGATGCTGGATGCCGCGGATGTCGACGAGTCGAAGGTCGACTTCATCAAGATGACCAACTACGACCCCACCGTCGTGCTGCGCGGTCAGGTCGACGCGGTCGTCGGCTACGCCTCCAACCAGTGCGCCACTCTCGACGCGATGGATGCCGCCTACTCGAAGTTCCTGCCCGAGGACCTCGGCGTCGATGGCACCTACAACGTCATGGAGGTCAACTCCGAGTTCCTGGCGAAGCACCCCGAGGCCGTCTCGGACTTCATGCGCGCGAGCCTGAAGGCTCTGCAGCACTGCCTGGATGACGAGGCCGACTGCATGCAGCGCATCACGGCACTCGCCGAAGAGGGCGGGCAGGCCAAGGCGTTCCCGCTCGAGCAGCAGGAGCGCACCTGGGCCGTCGAGTCGCAGTGGGTGCGCGACAGCACCGCAGGCGCGCCGGGCGTGCAGGCGATCGAGGAGTGGCAGCACGCCGCCGAGATCGTGCAGCAGTACGGCACGGTCAAGGACATCCCGGCGGTTGACTCGGTCATCGACGTCGACCTCGTCGCCGACTTGTACGACGCCGATGGTGCCCTGATCTGGCCCGGTGATGCGCAGTGACGACCAATGCCGCCGGTGAGGGTGTGCAGATCTCGCACCTGGTGAAGAAGTTCGGCCAGCCCGGACGCGAGATGCTCGCGCTCGACGATGTCAGTCTGACGGTCGCTCCCGGTGAGTTCGTGTCGGTGATCGGTCCGAGCGGATGCGGCAAGTCGACGCTGCTCAAGGTGGTCGCCGGGTTGCTGGATGCCGATGGCGGATCGGTCATGATCGGATCCGACAGTGTGCGCATGGCCACCAAGCGCAAGACGATCGGTCTGGTGCCGCAGGCGCCGGCGCTGCTGCCGTGGCGCACCGTGCGCGAGAACGTCAAGCTGCCGGTGCGCATCAACCCACGGGCGAACGCCGGCCGTTCGCTGCGCGACCCTGATGAGCTGCTGACATCGTTCGGGCTCGGGCATGCGCTCGACAAGTACCCGAAGCAGCTCTCGGGCGGCATGCAGCAGCGGGTGGCGATCGCCCGGGCGTTCGCGTTCGACCCGAACATCCTGCTGATGGACGAGCCGTTCTCGGCGTTGGATGAGATCAATCGTGATCAGCAGCGGATGGGGTTGCTGGAGTTCTGGCAGTCCAACCGCAAGTCGGTGATGTTCGTGACGCACTCGGTGCCCGAGGCCATCGTGCTCTCGGACCGGATCGTGCTGATGGCCGCCCGGCCCGGGCGAATCGCCGAGATCATCGACGTGAACCTGCCCCGGCCCCGGCATGAGGATGCCTACGCCAGCGACGAGTTCCGCGACCTCGAGGCGTATGTGCGCGATCGGCTGGCCGCGGTGATGGAGGAGGGCGCTCATGTCTGACACGCTGAACATCTCCAACACCCAGGTGATCGCGGCGCAGGGCGCCCGCGGCGCGGAGGGCGGCGTGGCGCAGCTGCGTCGGTGGCTGCGCCCGGCGGTGTGGATGCCGACGGCTGTCGTGTTCGTCATCGTCGCGGCTCTCTGGGAGCTCGTCGCGCTGACGAACCCGTACATTCTGCCCTCGCTCGGGGCGGTTGCCGCGGCACTGCTCGACGACCCGGGCATGTACTGGCAGAACTTCTTCATCACTCTGCAGGAGGTCGCGGTCGGCGCCGGCGCGGCGATCATCCTGGGCTACGCGATCGCCGTGGTGATGAGCGAGTTCGAGATCGTCGAGCGCGCGCTGATGCCGCTGATCGTGCTGGTGATGGTCACCCCGGTGATCGCCATCGCCCCGGCGCTGGTGGTCGCGTTCGGCTTCGGGATGCTGCCGAAGTACATCATCACCGGCATCGTGGTCTTCTTCCCGGTGCTGGTCAACTCGCTGGCCGGTCTGCGCAGCGTCGACCCCAGGGCGCGCGATGTGTTCCGCACCCTGCACGCGACGCGGTGGGAGATCTTCCGCGACCTGCGGTTCCCCGGGTCGATGCCGTACTTCTTCGCCGGGCTGCGCATCAGCCTGCCGTTGGCTGTGGTCGGCGCGGCGGTCGCCGAGTTCGTGGCGGCGGGCACCGCCGCCGGGCTCGGTTCGCTCGTGACCACCTCGGCGGCGCAGGCGAACCTCGAGGTCACGTGGGCCAGCATCTTCATGCTGTGCCTGATGGGGGTGCTGCTGATCAGCATCCTCGCCATCGTGCGCAAGCGCGTGCTGTGGTGGAGCGACGGCGAACCGACCGCGCAGTGACCGACACAACTCTTTGATCTGAAAGGAAGCACCGTGAGGAAACTCCACTTCGGTCTGTTCGAGAACGCACAGGCCAACGACACCGGACGCGCCACCTGGCGCCACCCCGACAACGAGCGCGACCAGTACGACACTCTCGACTATTGGCTCAAGGTCGCCAAGGTGGCTGAGGAGGGCGGGCTCGACTTCCTGTTCCTCGCCGATGCCTGGGGCTGGGCCGAGGTCGACGGGGTGCGTCCCGATGTGGCGTCGGTCGAGGGGCTGGATCTGCCTCGACTGGATCCGTTCATCGTGGCATCCGCGATTCTCGCCCACACCGACAAGCTGGGCGTCGTGATGACGGGGTCGACTCTGCTCGAGCAGCCGTACGCGTTCGCGCGGCGGATGGCGACCCTCGACCAGCTCTCGAAGGGCCGGGTGGGCTGGAACATCGTCACCACGGGCACCGCCGACACCGCCGTGAAGGCGTTCGGCGTGCCGATGGTGGCGCACGACGAGCGCTACCGCATGGCCGATGACTTCGTCGAGGTCGTCTACAAGCTGTGGGAGGGCGCGTGGGAGCCGGATGCCCTCACCAAAGACAAGCAGGGCAACTTCGCCGACCCGGCCAAGGTGCACCAGATTCATCACGAGGGCCCGTACTTCCGCAGTGAGGGCTACGGCAACTCGGCGTACTCGCCGCAGGGCACGCCGGTGCTGTTCCAGGCGGGGGCCTCGCCGGCCGGTCGCGCATTCGGCGGCAAGCACGGTGAGTGCATGTTCGTCGGCGGTGGCAGTGTCGAGCAGCTGGCCGAGCACAGCCGTGCGATCCGTGCCGCGGCGGTCGAGTCGGGTCGTGATGCCGATTCGGTGCGTGTGATGGCCGAGTTCCGTTGCGTGATCGGTGAGACGCGTGAAGACGCGCAGCGCCGCTACCAGGAGGTGCTCGACTCGCAGACCCCCGAGGTCACGGTGGCGTCTTACGCGTGGTTCACGGGGCTCGACCTGTCGTCGTACGACCCGGCGACCCCGATGACCGATCTGCACACCGAGCTGTCGCAGTCGCAGGTATCGCGCTTCGCCGGCAAGACCGTGGGCGATGTGCTCAAGGACTGGCACGAGCACGGTGCCGGGTCGAAGGCGTTCGTCGGCACCGCCGAAGACGTCGCCGACCGCATCATCGAGCTCGCCGAGGGCGCCGACCTGGACGGCTTCCTGTTGGCGCCGGTGATCCAGCCCGGTTCGACGATCGACTTCGTCGAGCAGGTGCTGCCGATCCTGCGTGAGCGCGGGGCCCTGGGTGAGAGCGTGGGGGCCACCCTGCGCGAGCGGCTGGTCGGTGCCGATGAGGCGACGATCCCCGAGAACCACCCGGCTGCTGCGCACCGTGCGCGGGTCGCGAGCGCGGTCTGATGGATTCGGGCCCCGTCTGCGTCGTCGGAAGCATCAACGCAGACCGCTATGTCGGTCTCGCCCGGCTGCCTCAGCCGGGCGAGACCGTGCTCGGCGCCGGGCTCGGCTCGTATCCGGGCGGTAAAGGACTGAACCAGGCGGTATCGGCCGCGCGGTGCGGTGCTGCCGTGCGCATGTGCGGTGCGGTCGGGGCGGATGCCGATGGCGCGATGCTGCGGGACGCGATGGCGGCCAGCGGTGTGGACGGCGACTGCGTCGTCGATACCGATGCCGTCACCGGCGTGGCCTATGTGTTCTCGTTGCCGGGTGCCGAGAACAGCATCGTGGTGGCGCAGGGCGCGAACGGACGGGTGCGCGGCGAGGATGCGGCGGCCGCGGTGCGCGGCGCCCGCGTGCTGCTGACCCAGCTGGAGATCGAGACCGAGGTGGCCGCCGAGGCGCTGCGCGCGGCGCGGGCGTATGGGGTCACGACGGTGCTCAACGCCGCGCCGGCGCACGTCGCGACGTGGCAGATGCTGCCGTTCGTCGACGTGCTGATCGTCAACGAGTCCGAGGCTGCCGCGCTCGGCGGACTGGATGCCCTGCGTGAGCGGACGACCGTCGTGCAGACCCGTGGGGCAGAGGGCGTATCGGTGTTCGGCCGGGGCGAGGAGCCCTTCCACGTGCCGGCGTTCCCGATCACGCCGGTCGACACCACGGGGGCCGGGGATGCATTCTGCGGCGGCTTCGCCGCGGCGTTGGCGCGGGGTGACAGCATCCGCTCTGCCACGTTCGACGGTGCCGCCGCCGGGGCGATCGTGGCGCAGCATCGCGGAGCGCAGCCCGATGCGCTGAGCGCGGAGGCGGTGCGCGGTCTGGTGGCGGGGGTCTACTCGCCCGCGAACTGATACTCGCCCGCCTGCACGCGCTCGAGCAGGGTCTGCGCCCAGGTCTGCTCGGCGCGCAGGCGGGCCGAGGCGAGGTCGAAGATCTCGCGCACGTAGGTGGGCGTCGTCTCAGACTTGAGGGTGTCTTCGACGTGGAAGGTGTTGGTGGTGATCAGCGCGTCGATCTTGGTGATGCGGTGTTCGATGCCGGCGACCACCTCGGCACGGGTGAGCACGAACATGAACGACACCAGCGCCAGGGCGCTGCGGGTGTCGAAGGTCTGTACGTCCCACAGCACGTCGCGCACCATGCGCAGCAGCTCGACCTCGCCGGTCGATGACATGCGGTAGGTCGTGCGGGCGGGGTAGTTGCCCTCAGAAGAGGTGCCGTCTTCTTCGATGTATCCGTCTTTGACGAGCGACTTCAGCGCGTTGTAGATCGAACCGGGCCGTGTGTTGGCCCATTCATCGGCGTGCCACGTCGACAGCTCGCGGCGCAGAAAATAGCCGTGAACAGGCTGAAACTGGTGAACAGCGCCGAGCACCATCAGAGACGTATATGTGCGCATCGCCCCATGCTAGGGGGCGTGCGTTGTATTGACTAGTCAAACTGGCCGTGTGAATCGCGTGGGGGCCGCGGCACCGGTGCCCCGGCCCCGGTGCCCCGGCCCCGGTGCCCCGGCCCCCACGCCGCGGGCTTGCTCACTGCGGTCGCATCATCCTCGCCGCACCAACGCGCGCACGCTGACAACAAGCGCGACGATGCACCAGAGCGACAGCGTGACCAGGTCTCGCGCTTCTGCTGTGTATGCGTCTGAGAGAAGGCCGGCCCGAATGAGATCCGCGGCCGGGCGGAACGGCAGAACATCGTGCACCATCTGAAACCACGCCGGCAGCTGGCTCGTCGGGAAGGTGATGGGCGAGAACAGCATGACGAAGAAGACGAGGACCTGCGTTACGAGTTGCGTCACCATCGGTGGTAGTGACACCGCGATCGCGTACCCCATTGCGGATGCGGTGATGGCGGTCAGTGCGGAGGCGGCGATCAGCAGGGGCCAATCGAATGAGTAGTCGAACCCGTAGCGCCAGTGTGCCACGAGTACGGCGACAGCCACGCCCGGCAAGGCGACAAGAAGCCACACGGTGAGATCGGCAACGAGCAGCAGCGCGCGCGGAATGGGCAACGCGCGAAGGTAGGTGAAGGTGCCCGTGGTGCGGGATTGGGCGACGCCCGCCGAGACTATGGCGAGCCCGACAATCATCAGCAGCACTGTCGGTGCCCCGGTAGAGATGAACTGGGCTGAGGCGGTGTCGATACCAGGGATCAGCAGGCCGAAGCCGACGATGATCCCTGCGGCCAGCGCTACCTGCACGACGATGACGAAGGGCAGCATCGGGCCGGACTGGGTGAGCGTCCAGCGCAGGAGAGTGCGAAATGTCACGCCCAGCCCCGGGTGAGGAAGAGGGGCGGCGGTTTGGGCCGTTGGTGAGGTGGTCGTGGCCATCAGACGCCTTCTTTCGTGGCTTCAGCGAGTTCGTCGCCTGCGGAGGTGATGGAGAGGTACGTGTCTTCGAGAGTCGTCGGGGTGATCGCGTAGCTCTCGACCTCTCCCCGGTCGCGGAGTGACGCGGCCCAGGCGACGGCGGTAGCTGCGTGAGTGGCGGCGATGGTGAGAATTGTGCGTCTTCCTGCGGTCACCTGGCGTACGACCGGAAGCGGCGGGGAGATCGGTTCTGTCGCAAAGGCGTCGGTGCGGAAGAGCTCGACATGGAGGTCATTGTCACTGGTGCCGCGTAGCTCGCGGGGCGTGCCCGTGGCGACGACGCGCCCCCGGTCGAGGAGCACGAGCGAGTCGACGACCCGTTCGGCTTCGAGGACGTTGTGCGTGACCAGAAGCACGCCGGCGCCTTGGTCGCCGAGTCGGCGTACGGTCTGCCAGAGGAGCCTGCGACGTGAGGCATCGACGTCGTTCGTCGGTTCGTCCAGGACGACGAGGGGAACGGGGGCGACTGCTGCCATGGCGAATGCCGTGAGGCGACGCGCCCCGCCGGACAACCCACCCTCTGGTACTGCGCGCCGGGTGAACCACTCGCCGATGTCGAGGTCGTCGGCAAGCCGGAGCGCGGCCGCGCGGGCGTCGGAGGTCGATAGCCCGCGCAGGCGCGCGGCGATCTCGATCGCCTCTTTCGGGGTGAGTCCATCCAGTGGCGCTTGCGCCTGCGGTTGGAGCGCCACGGCGCGTCGCGCTGCCGCAGGATCCTTGATCGCGTCGATGCCTGCTACGCGGATGGCTCCATGGTCGGGGCGCAGGAGCCCGACAAGCTGCGAGACGAGTGTCGTCTTTCCTGCCCCGTTGTGTCCGAGCAATCCGACCACTTCGCCGGGTTGCACGCGCAGATGAATGTCCTCGTTCGCGACCACTTTCCCGAACGTGCGGGTGAGGTCGCTC
Protein-coding sequences here:
- a CDS encoding ABC transporter ATP-binding protein translates to MTTNAAGEGVQISHLVKKFGQPGREMLALDDVSLTVAPGEFVSVIGPSGCGKSTLLKVVAGLLDADGGSVMIGSDSVRMATKRKTIGLVPQAPALLPWRTVRENVKLPVRINPRANAGRSLRDPDELLTSFGLGHALDKYPKQLSGGMQQRVAIARAFAFDPNILLMDEPFSALDEINRDQQRMGLLEFWQSNRKSVMFVTHSVPEAIVLSDRIVLMAARPGRIAEIIDVNLPRPRHEDAYASDEFRDLEAYVRDRLAAVMEEGAHV
- a CDS encoding ABC transporter permease; translated protein: MSDTLNISNTQVIAAQGARGAEGGVAQLRRWLRPAVWMPTAVVFVIVAALWELVALTNPYILPSLGAVAAALLDDPGMYWQNFFITLQEVAVGAGAAIILGYAIAVVMSEFEIVERALMPLIVLVMVTPVIAIAPALVVAFGFGMLPKYIITGIVVFFPVLVNSLAGLRSVDPRARDVFRTLHATRWEIFRDLRFPGSMPYFFAGLRISLPLAVVGAAVAEFVAAGTAAGLGSLVTTSAAQANLEVTWASIFMLCLMGVLLISILAIVRKRVLWWSDGEPTAQ
- a CDS encoding NtaA/DmoA family FMN-dependent monooxygenase (This protein belongs to a clade of FMN-dependent monooxygenases, within a broader family of flavin-dependent oxidoreductases, the luciferase-like monooxygenase (LMM) family, some of whose members use coenzyme F420 rather than FMN.), which produces MRKLHFGLFENAQANDTGRATWRHPDNERDQYDTLDYWLKVAKVAEEGGLDFLFLADAWGWAEVDGVRPDVASVEGLDLPRLDPFIVASAILAHTDKLGVVMTGSTLLEQPYAFARRMATLDQLSKGRVGWNIVTTGTADTAVKAFGVPMVAHDERYRMADDFVEVVYKLWEGAWEPDALTKDKQGNFADPAKVHQIHHEGPYFRSEGYGNSAYSPQGTPVLFQAGASPAGRAFGGKHGECMFVGGGSVEQLAEHSRAIRAAAVESGRDADSVRVMAEFRCVIGETREDAQRRYQEVLDSQTPEVTVASYAWFTGLDLSSYDPATPMTDLHTELSQSQVSRFAGKTVGDVLKDWHEHGAGSKAFVGTAEDVADRIIELAEGADLDGFLLAPVIQPGSTIDFVEQVLPILRERGALGESVGATLRERLVGADEATIPENHPAAAHRARVASAV
- a CDS encoding ribokinase — protein: MDSGPVCVVGSINADRYVGLARLPQPGETVLGAGLGSYPGGKGLNQAVSAARCGAAVRMCGAVGADADGAMLRDAMAASGVDGDCVVDTDAVTGVAYVFSLPGAENSIVVAQGANGRVRGEDAAAAVRGARVLLTQLEIETEVAAEALRAARAYGVTTVLNAAPAHVATWQMLPFVDVLIVNESEAAALGGLDALRERTTVVQTRGAEGVSVFGRGEEPFHVPAFPITPVDTTGAGDAFCGGFAAALARGDSIRSATFDGAAAGAIVAQHRGAQPDALSAEAVRGLVAGVYSPAN
- a CDS encoding PadR family transcriptional regulator, translating into MRTYTSLMVLGAVHQFQPVHGYFLRRELSTWHADEWANTRPGSIYNALKSLVKDGYIEEDGTSSEGNYPARTTYRMSSTGEVELLRMVRDVLWDVQTFDTRSALALVSFMFVLTRAEVVAGIEHRITKIDALITTNTFHVEDTLKSETTPTYVREIFDLASARLRAEQTWAQTLLERVQAGEYQFAGE
- a CDS encoding ABC transporter permease translates to MTFRTLLRWTLTQSGPMLPFVIVVQVALAAGIIVGFGLLIPGIDTASAQFISTGAPTVLLMIVGLAIVSAGVAQSRTTGTFTYLRALPIPRALLLVADLTVWLLVALPGVAVAVLVAHWRYGFDYSFDWPLLIAASALTAITASAMGYAIAVSLPPMVTQLVTQVLVFFVMLFSPITFPTSQLPAWFQMVHDVLPFRPAADLIRAGLLSDAYTAEARDLVTLSLWCIVALVVSVRALVRRG
- a CDS encoding ABC transporter ATP-binding protein, translating into MSAVLEVSDLTRTFGKVVANEDIHLRVQPGEVVGLLGHNGAGKTTLVSQLVGLLRPDHGAIRVAGIDAIKDPAAARRAVALQPQAQAPLDGLTPKEAIEIAARLRGLSTSDARAAALRLADDLDIGEWFTRRAVPEGGLSGGARRLTAFAMAAVAPVPLVVLDEPTNDVDASRRRLLWQTVRRLGDQGAGVLLVTHNVLEAERVVDSLVLLDRGRVVATGTPRELRGTSDNDLHVELFRTDAFATEPISPPLPVVRQVTAGRRTILTIAATHAATAVAWAASLRDRGEVESYAITPTTLEDTYLSITSAGDELAEATKEGV